From Triticum urartu cultivar G1812 chromosome 2, Tu2.1, whole genome shotgun sequence, a single genomic window includes:
- the LOC125536207 gene encoding signal peptidase complex-like protein DTM1 isoform X2 → MLGRDELLRRSLVTLAAAVVVTGVATASVRKALATYVFGILAIAGVLLPDWEFFDRDFSQWLTPMPASRRTAAAAAAEREHDIWRPTWACILQIRA, encoded by the exons ATGTTGGGGAGGGACGAGCTGCTGCGGCGGAGCCTCGTGACGCTGGCGGCGGCCGTGGTGGTGACCGGGGTGGCCACGGCGTCCGTGCGGAAGGCGCTGGCCACCTACGTCTTCGGCATCCTGGCCATCGCCGGCGTGCTGCTCCCGGACTGGGAGTTCTTCGACCGCGACTTCTCCCAGTGGCTCACCCCCATGCCCGCCTCCCGCCGcacggccgccgccgccgccgccgagcgcgAGCACGACATTTGGAG GCCAACCTGGGCGTGTATTCTGCAAATACGTGCCTGA